In Arvicanthis niloticus isolate mArvNil1 chromosome 11, mArvNil1.pat.X, whole genome shotgun sequence, the genomic window TTGGATCCCAAGAAAAACTGATGAACAGTCTAGCCAAATTCTTCAAGAAAGTCTGACTAGCTAGGAGAGGCATGGCTACCTGCTTTGGCAAAGCCAGTGATCCCACCAAAAGCAACCAGTACCGactgatgaaagaaaaaatatggcaCCAGTGAGCTGGTGGCCTTTGGCATTGTTATCTTCTTACTTTGTCTAGTACCAGTGCCTTTCGAGGCCTGTGTTCCTCCATTTGTTTAGTTGTATTACATGCCATCAaagcaagatagatagatagatagatagatagatagatagacaacaGAACTGGGATTGGAAGGGTTGAGaaaattgtggtgtgtgtgtgtgtgtgtttgtgtaaaacaCTAGATTTGAAGAATTTGACAACAGAAATTAAATTATATCTGGTCTTTAAATCTGTGACTcattatgaaataataaataacatactTTATAAAGTCTTCTTCAAATGGCTTCTTTTCCTTAATTGTACACTGTGGTACATCCTAGATGTAGTTGAAGCTTTTATTTCAGGGGGCAGggctttgtgtagtttaggtttCTGTGGAAGCATGGCATctagggttctttttttttttccattaggaACTTGCCTTTTGAAATTTGTTGTTAATTGTTCTGTTACCAAATTGTCTGATGGAAGCAACCTTTATTTCATATTACTTTTATTCTTCAGATTCAGCTACCTAAACTGCTTTTGGTGGCTCAGTAGTGGAGGCTGAAGCATTAAAATAGCGAGTATGAGTCAATTATGGGCAAAATAGCTCCTTGTCTACCCAGGGACATtgttacaaaaacaaatgaaaaattagccAATTACATTTAGGTATCAACTACAGTAAGGGTGATAGACTCACATATACTTAAGATCTTATTCCCCAACCCATGGAAAGATGAGGATATATCTTTTGAAGGAGTGTATGAGGtcaaaagattaaaaatcaaTCCGTTGTTACTAAGAGGGAGAGAAACCCCTATCGGTGAAGCGTAGTCATTGAACTTGACTTAAGTTGTCGTATAATCTCACGCCAGTAGGTGTCAGTGTTGAGCGAAGgtaaaaaatgttatttctaaataaatgttttgagTTAAAAGGCGAAAAGACTAAGGTTGGAATGTATATATGAGAAAAGGGTggaattactattattttaaaagtgtccAAAAGAGACGGGGTCtcgctatgttgcccaggctggagTGCAGTGGCTATTCACAGGCGCGATCCCACTACTGATCAGCACGGGAGTTTTGACCTGCTCCGTTTCCGACCTGGGCCGGTTCACCCCTCCTTAGGCAACCTGGTGGTCCCCCGCTCCCGGGAGGTCACCATATTGATGCCGAACTTAGTGCGGACACCCGATCGGCATAGCGCACTACAGCCCAGAACTCCTGGACTCAagcgatcctcctgtctcagcctcccgagtagctgggactacaggcgtgcgccaccgcgcCCGGCGAAAGCCGAGGGCAGCGGGAAGATACTAGAGCTTCGGCGAGGCGTGACGTCACCTATTGTGCCCGCCCAGCCAGCCTTGGAAATGTCACTCAAAGCACACGGACCAATGTTGTCGCACTGCGTACGCGTCACGTTTTGGCGTTGTATTCTGGGTAAAGTGTGGCTCCAGAAACTTTGAAGAGCGCCTGCGTACGCcagctctttcctttttcctcgtTGGGCGTCTGGAGGCAAGATGGGTCACCAGCAACTGTACTGGAGTCACCCACGGAAGTTCGGCCAGGGTTCTCGCTCTTGGTAAGGAGCCGGTTGTGGAGACCGCGGTTAGAGGGAAGGGCCATTGTTGGTGGCGGATTGCCCGAAATTCAAGGCCGGCGGGCGGCGCGGAGCCGGGGTCGCCATTACGGGCTTGTGCTAGGCCGGGCGGCCCTGGCCCGGGTGGAGGTGGAAGTTGAGGAATGCTGTATCTTTCTGTGGGGCCTGCACAAACGCCACGTCCGTTTCCTCCCTTCAGCCGCGTCTGCTCTAACCGTCACGGTCTGATCCGTAAATACGGGCTGAACATGTGCCGTCAGTGCTTCCGGCAGTACGCGAAGGACATAGGCTTCATTAAGGTACGCGCGGGCGGTCGCTATCATCCACGATGCGGGCGGGAGCGTTAAGGCCAAGACACACAGCGGAGGGTTTAAGCAGTCAAGAGTTCCAGAAGGGAAGGGTGAAGGATTTAATGCCTGGCCATATTTAGGTGTCAGGTTGGTAGGAGATGGTGCAGTTTCTAGTGGTGACTGAATATTCCTAACCGAATACGTGTCTTAAATTTCTGGCCGGGGATTTTGATCATACTCGGAAGAGCCTTAGATTTCAGGCCTTGTAGACGCTGTTAGGATTTAACCAGGGTTTTTGTCTTACTGGTTCTAAGGTTGCGAATGATCACATTTGTCCTGCTTGAAACTTTGTTGATTTCTCAAAAGTCCCCTTTTTTTGGTCAAAAACACTTTTTTGTATAAAATTCACCTGCATTTTATTTgtaccaggctttttttttttttttttttttaacctggcttctctagtcctggctgtcctggaactctagatCAGAAGATCAGATCctctgggcttaaaggtgtgcatcacacCCAGATGCAGGTCCAGTTTTAGATAAACACGTGTTTGTTTAATGGGCCTATATGTTATTTTTACACTGCTCTCTGCAGTGCAGCAGAGTTTTAAGTTCAGACTTACAGTATTgatcaaataattattttatgccTAGTGTTACAGTTTAGAGATTTGAACGACTCAATTCAAGTGTCAAGATTGGTTCCTCCCTCTTTCAGGTTAAGATGAATGGCAGAAACTGGTTATTTACTAACTTTCCAGAATATATGACACAGTTAATGTCATTTTGTGTGCTATTGTATTGGGAAATAATGCTTAGAGGGAGCCAGTGGAAATGCCAATCACATTCTAAGTAATGAACTCAcctatgttttttttgttttgttttgttttttgcagttGGACTAAGCAACCTTGAATGGATTATTCGACTGTCTATCCAGTGAAACCCATCATGCTAGTCTTTGTGCACGAAGAATAAAAATGTGAAGACCTTTAATTCCTCTGTGTGGTTTTTAGatcccccccctttctttttagaagaaagcaaagatctGAAGATCTGATGTTGGCAATCTGGAAGTCTTACTGCTTATGTCTGTTATGAGTCCAGTAGGAGCTGGAGTTAGGAGTGTTGCACTCTAACCCAGTTTGAGGCAAGAGGAAATGGAACCAAGACAATTAAAGTCAAGTGATCGTAGGTGGCACAGATCAGAGTGCTTTGGGTAAACCTTGGGGAAGGTGGGAGTAGTTAGGATCTCAAGGGTTTTGATTGGAGCAACTGAATTGCTGTTGGCAGGACTAACAATGAGTTTGGAGAGGAGTTAGTATTGACATACTTAGTTTTGAATCCCTGTCACAACCAGGACAGCTTTCTAGGaaatgcttgttaaaattggAGTAGAGCAGAGTGGGAATAGGGTTTTCACTGTTCGGATTATAAAGGCTTTTATTTCAGCTCATCTGAGTGAATGTACTCAGAAGGTTATTTGGAGTTTAGCAAAGCAGGCTGAGGGTGGAGACATGAGCAGGGTATGGTTTGTGCCACTAATCCTAGCATTcatggtggaggcaggagaatcaagagttgaAAGTTTTGCCAGAagtccaggtcagcctgggctacatggaccAACAATGGGCTAAATGTGGGATTTGGGCCACTGGGAGTGAACGATATTGTGTATCTAACTTAGAAGCAAGTTGGCAGTCTGCTGTGACTGGAAAGTAAGATGTATTTGCATGTGCACCTAACATGCCAGAAGATCACACTgaagatggttttgagccaccagaATGTGGTTGCTGAGGATTGAAGTTGGGACCAGTGCTCAGGCACTGGGCAGCCCGTGCCTCAGCAATCTCCAGCCTCAGCTGATTGGATTTTAACCAGTTAAATTACTTTTAGAAAGAGGGTATTGCTAGTGGACCGAAAGAAAGGGAACAAGGATCCCAAATTCAAAGTTAGTAATCCATCTTGGCTTTGGACATACTATCTAGGTGTGGTGTATGTCTATAAACTtacaggtggaggcaggaggatcaagagttcaaggataGCTTGGGCTaaatgagttggaggccagttttCTCTGTACAAATCAAAGCTATGCCTCAGTTGTGGTCAGCAAAGTGTCTAGGAAAGCTCTTATTTCAGCCAGGAGGGTGTGAGGTTTTTTTGTACTGTGGGACGGGGCTTCAGACTGAGGATGGATGAGAAGTCAGCTCTGCGAATGTACAGAAAATCTGGGAAACTAGCCAGTCCCAACCCTGTGGTATTGGAGGGAAGTCTGCTGTGGATAGGTGGCCTGCTAGGGTTGAATGTGACTCTTCAAtagaaattgtttaaaatttgttCTCTGTTAGCTGTTATGTTGAAGGGCTTTATAGATGTTTCCTTTTCAAGGATTAGAGTCCCTTTCAGTAGACAGGATTCTCATTACATAGCTGAGAAGACTAAGCTTAGAtgtgaggtaattttctaaagatcTTCCCCAAAAAAAGAACTGAACTAGAATTTGGGTCTGTCTGATACCACTGTTTGGGCTCTCAACAGTCATAGCATGTTCAAAGAGCTGCCTCTTATCTCCAGATTTATCTAGGCCTTATCACTTCCCTAAAATCACCTTGGGGATTAGGGTTTCAATACTAGTTTTGGGTGACTCAAATAGTATCTTTTCTACATCTGTGAGGACGAATTCCTGTTTTATGAATGTAGTTGGCAGACACAGTATAGCCTATCAGCAAGGGAGAGCTTTAGTAAATATTTGTAGTCTAACAAACGGAATTAACAGTAAAACTAGGAAATTGTTAATATGATTTCATTGTTACAGAAATGCACAGGAAAACAAACACCAGTAAGTTACCAGTGCC contains:
- the Rps29 gene encoding small ribosomal subunit protein uS14, translating into MGHQQLYWSHPRKFGQGSRSCRVCSNRHGLIRKYGLNMCRQCFRQYAKDIGFIKLD